A region from the Aeromicrobium choanae genome encodes:
- the rpoB gene encoding DNA-directed RNA polymerase subunit beta, producing MAASRTAAPTNNTSRISFAKIAEPLEVPELLSLQTDSFDWLIGSDAWRERVEADLAAGRNDVSAKSGLEEIFEEISPIEDFSETMSLSFRDHRFEPAKYSVEDCKDRDVTYAAPLFVTAEFMNNETGEIKSQTVFMGEFPLMTDKGTFIINGTERVVVSQLVRSPGVYFERTPDKTSDKDIFTARVIPSRGAWLEFEIDKRDIVGVRLDRKRKQSVTMLLKALGFTEDAILEQFGQYESIRITMEKDSVRSEIVREELEKKARDAAVTTEMVDAEVTRRSLIDIYRKLRPGEPPSVEAAQTLLENYYFNPKRYDTAKVGRHKINKKLGTDAAFDQQTLTLDDVVATIRYVVALHDGAAELETPAGTVPVEADDIDHFGNRRMRTVGELIQNQLRTGLARMERVVRERMTTQDVEAITPQTLINIRPITAALKEFFGTSQLSQFMDQNNPLAGLTHKRRLSALGPGGLSRERAGYEVRDVHPSHYGRMCPIETPEGPNIGLIGSLASFGRINPFGFVETPYRRVIDGKVSTQIDYLTATDEDRYIVAQANSILNEDGSFAEDAVLVRQRGGEAELRPAEEVDYMDVSPRQMVSVATALIPFLEHDDANRALMGANMQRQAVPLIRNDAPLVGTGMEFRAAVDAGDVTVAKKAGVVKEVSADSVEIMEDEGTYTTYRLAKFRRSNQGTCTNQRPLVREGQRVEVGTPLADGPCTDEGEMALGTNLLVAFMPWQGHNYEDAIILSQRVVQDDLLTSIHIEEHEVDARDTKLGPEEITRDVPNVSEETLANLDERGIIRIGAEVGNGDILVGKVTPKGETELTPEERLLRAIFGEKAREVRDTSLKVPHGESGTVIGVRVFDASEGDELSPGVNQLVRVYVAQKRKISHGDKLAGRHGNKGVIAKILPVEDMPFLEDGTAVDIVLNPLGVPGRMNVGQVLENHLGWIAKAGWEVPAENKEEWAERLRKIGADTAPANTNIATPVFDGAREDEISGLLSNTRPNRDGDRMVGPDGKARLFDGRTGERFPDPISVGYMYMLKLHHLVDDKIHARSTGPYSMITQQPLGGKAQFGGQRFGEMEVWALEAYGAAYALQELLTIKSDDIVGRVKVYEAIVKGENVPEPGIPESFKVLVKEMQSLCLNVEVLSADGTAVEMKDSEEEFFRAAEELGIDLSRREPSSVDEL from the coding sequence TTGGCCGCCTCGCGTACCGCCGCACCCACGAACAACACCTCGCGCATCTCGTTCGCGAAGATCGCAGAACCGCTCGAGGTTCCCGAACTTCTCTCCCTGCAGACCGACAGCTTCGACTGGCTGATCGGCAGCGACGCCTGGCGCGAGCGCGTCGAGGCCGATCTGGCCGCCGGACGCAACGACGTCTCGGCCAAGTCCGGCCTGGAGGAGATCTTCGAGGAGATCAGCCCCATCGAGGACTTCTCCGAGACGATGAGCCTGTCCTTCCGCGACCACCGGTTCGAGCCGGCGAAGTACTCGGTCGAGGACTGCAAGGACCGCGACGTCACGTACGCCGCCCCGCTGTTCGTCACCGCCGAGTTCATGAACAACGAGACCGGCGAGATCAAGAGCCAGACCGTCTTCATGGGCGAGTTCCCGCTCATGACCGACAAGGGCACCTTCATCATCAACGGCACCGAGCGTGTCGTCGTCTCCCAGCTCGTCCGCTCGCCGGGCGTGTACTTCGAGCGCACCCCCGACAAGACGTCCGACAAGGACATCTTCACGGCGCGCGTCATCCCGTCGCGCGGTGCGTGGCTGGAGTTCGAGATCGACAAGCGCGACATCGTCGGCGTCCGTCTCGACCGCAAGCGCAAGCAGTCCGTCACGATGCTGCTCAAGGCGCTGGGCTTCACCGAGGACGCGATCCTCGAGCAGTTCGGCCAGTACGAGTCCATCCGCATCACGATGGAGAAGGACTCGGTCCGCAGCGAGATCGTGCGCGAGGAGCTCGAGAAGAAGGCTCGCGACGCCGCCGTCACCACCGAGATGGTCGACGCCGAGGTCACGCGTCGCTCGCTCATCGACATCTACCGCAAGCTGCGTCCGGGCGAGCCGCCGTCGGTCGAGGCCGCGCAGACCCTGCTCGAGAACTACTACTTCAACCCGAAGCGGTACGACACGGCCAAGGTCGGTCGCCACAAGATCAACAAGAAGCTCGGCACCGACGCCGCGTTCGACCAGCAGACGCTGACGCTCGACGACGTCGTGGCCACGATCCGCTACGTCGTGGCCCTGCACGACGGCGCCGCCGAGCTCGAGACCCCGGCCGGCACCGTCCCGGTCGAGGCCGACGACATCGACCACTTCGGCAACCGCCGCATGCGCACGGTCGGCGAGCTGATCCAGAACCAGCTCCGCACCGGCCTCGCCCGCATGGAGCGCGTCGTGCGCGAGCGGATGACGACCCAGGACGTCGAGGCCATCACGCCGCAGACCCTGATCAACATCCGTCCGATCACGGCCGCGCTGAAGGAGTTCTTCGGCACCAGCCAGCTGTCGCAGTTCATGGACCAGAACAACCCGCTCGCGGGCCTGACGCACAAGCGTCGTCTGTCGGCCCTCGGCCCGGGTGGTCTGTCGCGTGAGCGCGCCGGCTACGAGGTCCGCGACGTCCACCCGTCGCACTACGGCCGCATGTGCCCCATCGAGACCCCGGAAGGCCCGAACATCGGCCTGATCGGCTCGCTCGCGTCGTTCGGACGGATCAACCCGTTCGGCTTCGTCGAGACGCCGTACCGCCGCGTCATCGACGGCAAGGTCAGCACGCAGATCGACTACCTCACCGCCACCGACGAGGACCGCTACATCGTCGCCCAGGCGAACTCGATCCTCAACGAGGACGGCTCGTTCGCCGAGGACGCCGTGCTGGTGCGCCAGCGTGGCGGCGAGGCCGAGCTCCGCCCGGCCGAAGAGGTCGACTACATGGACGTCTCGCCGCGCCAGATGGTGTCGGTCGCGACCGCCCTGATCCCGTTCCTCGAGCACGACGATGCGAACCGCGCGCTCATGGGCGCCAACATGCAGCGTCAGGCCGTCCCGCTGATCCGCAACGACGCGCCCCTCGTCGGCACCGGCATGGAGTTCCGTGCCGCCGTCGACGCCGGTGACGTCACCGTCGCCAAGAAGGCCGGCGTCGTCAAGGAGGTCTCGGCGGACTCCGTCGAGATCATGGAGGACGAGGGCACGTACACCACGTACCGCCTGGCGAAGTTCCGTCGCTCGAACCAGGGCACCTGCACGAATCAGCGCCCGCTGGTCCGTGAGGGGCAGCGGGTCGAGGTCGGCACGCCGCTGGCCGACGGTCCCTGCACCGACGAGGGCGAGATGGCGCTGGGCACCAACCTGCTCGTCGCCTTCATGCCCTGGCAGGGCCACAACTACGAGGACGCGATCATCCTGTCCCAGCGTGTCGTCCAGGACGACCTGCTGACCTCGATCCACATCGAGGAGCACGAGGTCGACGCCCGCGACACCAAGCTGGGCCCGGAGGAGATCACGCGCGACGTCCCGAACGTCAGCGAGGAGACCCTCGCCAACCTCGACGAGCGCGGCATCATCCGCATCGGCGCCGAGGTCGGCAACGGCGACATCCTCGTCGGCAAGGTCACGCCCAAGGGCGAGACCGAGCTGACCCCCGAGGAGCGCCTGCTGCGCGCGATCTTCGGCGAGAAGGCGCGCGAGGTGCGCGACACCTCGCTCAAGGTCCCGCACGGTGAGTCCGGCACCGTCATCGGCGTGCGCGTCTTCGACGCGTCCGAGGGTGACGAGCTCAGCCCCGGTGTGAACCAGCTGGTGCGTGTCTACGTGGCCCAGAAGCGCAAGATCAGCCACGGTGACAAGCTCGCCGGCCGTCACGGCAACAAGGGCGTCATCGCGAAGATCCTGCCCGTCGAGGACATGCCGTTCCTCGAGGACGGCACCGCGGTCGACATCGTGCTCAACCCGCTGGGTGTGCCCGGTCGTATGAACGTGGGCCAGGTCCTGGAGAACCACCTCGGGTGGATCGCCAAGGCGGGCTGGGAAGTCCCGGCCGAGAACAAGGAGGAGTGGGCCGAGCGCCTGCGCAAGATCGGTGCCGACACGGCCCCCGCGAACACGAACATCGCCACCCCGGTGTTCGACGGTGCGCGCGAGGACGAGATCTCCGGTCTGCTCTCCAACACGCGTCCGAACCGCGACGGCGACCGCATGGTCGGCCCGGACGGCAAGGCGCGCCTGTTCGACGGTCGCACCGGCGAGCGGTTCCCCGATCCGATCAGCGTCGGCTACATGTACATGCTGAAGCTGCACCACCTGGTCGACGACAAGATCCACGCGCGCTCGACCGGCCCGTACTCGATGATCACCCAGCAGCCGCTTGGCGGTAAGGCCCAGTTCGGTGGCCAGCGCTTCGGTGAGATGGAGGTCTGGGCCCTCGAGGCCTACGGCGCCGCGTACGCGCTGCAGGAGCTGCTGACGATCAAGTCCGACGACATCGTCGGTCGCGTCAAGGTGTACGAAGCCATCGTGAAGGGCGAGAACGTCCCCGAACCGGGTATCCCCGAGTCGTTCAAGGTTCTCGTCAAGGAGATGCAGTCACTGTGTCTCAACGTCGAAGTGCTCTCCGCCGACGGCACCGCCGTCGAGATGAAGGACTCCGAGGAGGAGTTCTTCCGCGCTGCCGAAGAGCTCGGTATCGACCTGTCCCGCCGCGAGCCGTCGTCCGTCGACGAGCTCTGA
- the rplL gene encoding 50S ribosomal protein L7/L12, translated as MAKLSTDELLDAFKEMTLIELSEFVKQFEDTFEVTAAAPVAVAAAGAPAAGGDAAAAEEKDEFDVVLEAAGDKKIQVIKEVRGLTSLGLKEAKDLVEGAPKAVLEGVNKEAAEKAKEALEAAGATITLK; from the coding sequence ATGGCGAAGCTGAGCACCGACGAACTGTTGGACGCCTTCAAGGAGATGACGCTGATCGAGCTCTCTGAGTTCGTGAAGCAGTTCGAGGACACCTTCGAGGTCACCGCTGCTGCCCCGGTCGCCGTGGCCGCCGCGGGCGCGCCCGCCGCTGGTGGCGACGCCGCCGCCGCCGAGGAGAAGGACGAGTTCGACGTCGTCCTCGAGGCTGCCGGCGACAAGAAGATCCAGGTCATCAAGGAGGTCCGTGGCCTCACGAGCCTGGGCCTCAAGGAGGCCAAGGACCTCGTCGAGGGCGCCCCCAAGGCCGTCCTGGAGGGTGTCAACAAGGAAGCTGCCGAGAAGGCCAAGGAGGCCCTCGAGGCCGCCGGCGCCACGATCACCCTCAAGTGA
- the rplJ gene encoding 50S ribosomal protein L10 has translation MARPDKAAAVADLADSFRESNGAVLTEYRGLNVKQLQDLRRALGDAASYAVAKNTLTKIAARDAGIELDESLLTGPTAIAFITGDAVEAAKGLRDFAKANPSLVVKGGFLDGKQLDAEEITKLADLESREVLLAKLAGGLKANLAKAAGLFNAPLSQAARTFAALQAKAEADPSVLAAGAPAAVAAEQAPADEAPAAESATENVESDVTEG, from the coding sequence ATGGCACGCCCGGACAAGGCAGCAGCCGTCGCCGATCTCGCGGACAGCTTCCGCGAGTCCAACGGCGCGGTGCTCACCGAGTACCGCGGCCTCAACGTCAAGCAGCTGCAGGATCTGCGGCGCGCGCTTGGCGATGCCGCGAGCTATGCCGTCGCCAAGAACACGCTGACCAAGATCGCCGCCAGGGACGCCGGAATCGAGCTCGACGAGTCGCTGCTCACCGGCCCCACCGCGATCGCCTTCATCACGGGCGACGCGGTCGAAGCGGCGAAGGGTCTGCGCGACTTCGCGAAGGCTAACCCCTCTCTCGTCGTCAAGGGAGGCTTCCTCGATGGGAAGCAGCTCGACGCCGAGGAGATCACGAAGCTGGCCGACCTCGAGTCGCGCGAGGTCCTCCTCGCCAAGCTCGCGGGTGGCTTGAAGGCCAACCTGGCCAAGGCCGCGGGGCTGTTCAACGCCCCGCTGTCGCAGGCAGCACGCACCTTCGCGGCGCTGCAGGCGAAGGCCGAAGCCGATCCGTCGGTCCTGGCTGCGGGAGCTCCCGCCGCCGTGGCCGCCGAGCAGGCACCTGCCGACGAGGCCCCCGCGGCCGAGTCGGCCACCGAGAACGTCGAGTCCGACGTCACCGAGGGCTGA
- a CDS encoding YidH family protein: MTDRRPRWVYEAGDEPDPRFSLANERTFLAWVRTSIAIMAGAVALHSLELPGPEGPRAVVLVLLLSLAAGCAVMSWLRWARVERAMRRREPLPAFTSAPVVALALVLMAVVLAFVVVA, translated from the coding sequence ATGACCGACCGACGTCCCCGCTGGGTCTACGAGGCCGGCGACGAGCCCGACCCGCGCTTCAGCCTGGCCAACGAGCGCACCTTCCTGGCCTGGGTCCGGACGTCGATCGCGATCATGGCCGGCGCTGTCGCGCTGCACAGCCTCGAGCTGCCCGGGCCCGAAGGGCCGCGCGCGGTGGTGCTCGTGCTCCTGCTGTCCCTCGCGGCCGGGTGCGCGGTGATGTCCTGGCTGCGCTGGGCGAGGGTCGAGCGCGCCATGCGCCGGCGCGAGCCCCTGCCGGCCTTCACGTCCGCGCCCGTGGTCGCGCTGGCGCTCGTGCTCATGGCCGTCGTCCTGGCGTTCGTGGTCGTCGCCTGA
- the rplA gene encoding 50S ribosomal protein L1, protein MTQHSKAYRAVAEKIDRDHLYTPLQATTLAKESGSKKYDSTVDAVVRLGVDPRKADQMVRGTVNLPHGTGKTARVLVFATGANADAAREAGADFVGADELVDKINEGWLDFDAVVATPDMMGKVGRLGRVLGPRNLMPNPKTGTVTTDVAKAVGDIKGGKIEFRVDRHANVHFVVGKASFTAEQLAENYGTAIEEILRLKPASSKGRYIKRATISTTNGPGVPVDPTRSRNFASDDEA, encoded by the coding sequence ATGACACAGCACAGCAAGGCGTACCGCGCCGTCGCCGAGAAGATCGATCGCGACCACCTGTACACGCCCCTGCAGGCCACCACCCTGGCCAAGGAGTCCGGCTCCAAGAAGTACGACTCGACCGTCGACGCCGTCGTGCGTCTCGGCGTCGATCCCCGCAAGGCCGACCAGATGGTGCGCGGCACCGTCAACCTGCCGCACGGGACCGGCAAGACCGCCCGGGTCCTGGTCTTCGCCACCGGCGCCAACGCCGATGCCGCTCGTGAGGCCGGAGCCGACTTCGTCGGTGCCGACGAGCTCGTCGACAAGATCAACGAGGGCTGGCTCGACTTCGACGCCGTCGTCGCGACGCCCGACATGATGGGCAAGGTCGGCCGTCTGGGCCGCGTCCTCGGTCCGCGCAACCTGATGCCGAACCCGAAGACCGGCACCGTCACCACCGACGTCGCCAAGGCCGTCGGCGACATCAAGGGCGGCAAGATCGAGTTCCGCGTCGATCGTCACGCCAACGTCCACTTCGTGGTGGGCAAGGCGTCGTTCACCGCCGAGCAGCTCGCCGAGAACTACGGCACTGCGATCGAGGAGATCCTGCGTCTCAAGCCGGCCAGCTCGAAGGGCCGCTACATCAAGCGGGCCACCATCTCCACCACGAACGGCCCCGGCGTCCCGGTCGATCCGACGCGCTCGCGCAACTTCGCGTCCGACGACGAGGCCTGA
- the rplK gene encoding 50S ribosomal protein L11: protein MPPKKKVAAVVKVQLQAGKANPAPPVGTALGPHGVNIMDFCKAYNAQTESMAGNVIPVEITIYEDRSFTFVTKTPPAAELIKKAAGLTKGSSVPNTDKVGKLTKDQVREIAQTKMPDINANDIDGAMKIVEGTARSMGVTVEK from the coding sequence ATGCCTCCCAAGAAGAAGGTCGCGGCTGTCGTCAAGGTGCAGCTGCAGGCCGGCAAGGCCAACCCGGCGCCGCCCGTCGGCACCGCGCTCGGCCCGCACGGCGTCAACATCATGGACTTCTGCAAGGCGTACAACGCCCAGACCGAGTCCATGGCCGGCAACGTCATCCCCGTCGAGATCACGATCTACGAAGATCGCTCGTTCACGTTCGTCACGAAGACGCCTCCGGCTGCCGAGCTGATCAAGAAGGCCGCCGGCCTCACCAAGGGCTCGTCCGTGCCGAACACCGACAAGGTCGGCAAGCTGACCAAGGACCAGGTGCGCGAGATCGCCCAGACCAAGATGCCCGACATCAACGCCAACGACATCGATGGCGCCATGAAGATCGTCGAGGGAACCGCCCGCTCCATGGGCGTCACCGTCGAGAAGTGA
- the nusG gene encoding transcription termination/antitermination protein NusG — protein MTSEFDETDAPVDQTSTEEASVDETPAADGVDEVADVDTDATDSDDAPADETEDDGTAEAPAAEDEPAADPLQEFRDRLWSQPGDWYVIHTYAGMEKRVQQNLENRKVALNAEDFIHEIVVPTEEVAEIKNGQRKLVRRTVLPGYVLVRMDLTDDSWGVVRHTPSVTGFVGNAHQPVPLSLSEVEKMLAPAVEAEVAAEATESAEKTQQAAAAKVEFSDFAAGDSVLVIDGPFATLHATITEINIDGQKVKGLVEIFGRETSVELPFDYIQKV, from the coding sequence GTGACCTCCGAATTCGACGAGACCGACGCGCCCGTGGACCAGACGTCCACCGAGGAGGCGTCGGTCGACGAGACCCCCGCCGCCGACGGCGTGGATGAGGTCGCTGACGTCGACACCGACGCCACCGACTCCGACGACGCCCCGGCCGACGAGACCGAGGACGACGGCACCGCCGAGGCCCCCGCGGCCGAGGACGAGCCCGCCGCCGATCCGCTGCAGGAGTTCCGCGACCGCCTCTGGAGCCAGCCCGGCGACTGGTACGTGATCCACACGTACGCCGGCATGGAGAAGCGCGTCCAGCAGAACCTGGAGAACCGCAAGGTCGCCCTCAACGCCGAGGACTTCATCCACGAGATCGTCGTCCCCACCGAAGAGGTCGCCGAGATCAAGAACGGCCAGCGCAAGCTGGTGCGCCGCACCGTGCTCCCGGGCTACGTGCTCGTGCGCATGGACCTCACCGACGACTCGTGGGGCGTCGTGCGCCACACCCCGTCGGTCACCGGCTTCGTCGGCAACGCCCACCAGCCGGTGCCGCTGAGCCTCAGCGAGGTCGAGAAGATGCTGGCCCCCGCGGTCGAGGCCGAGGTTGCCGCCGAGGCCACCGAGAGCGCCGAGAAGACCCAGCAGGCCGCGGCCGCCAAGGTCGAGTTCAGCGACTTCGCCGCGGGCGACTCGGTGCTCGTCATCGACGGCCCGTTCGCCACGCTGCACGCCACGATCACCGAGATCAACATCGACGGCCAGAAGGTCAAGGGCCTCGTCGAGATCTTCGGGCGCGAGACCTCGGTCGAGCTCCCGTTCGACTACATCCAGAAGGTTTGA
- the secE gene encoding preprotein translocase subunit SecE, whose amino-acid sequence MSENHELAGTRTKRTSPLTFYRQVVAELRKVVWPTRPQVVNYFFVVLVFVLIMMAFVAALDYAFGKAAFAIFA is encoded by the coding sequence GTGAGCGAGAATCACGAACTGGCAGGGACGCGTACCAAGCGCACGTCCCCGCTCACGTTCTACCGCCAGGTGGTCGCCGAGCTGCGCAAGGTGGTGTGGCCGACCCGTCCGCAGGTCGTCAACTACTTCTTCGTCGTGCTCGTCTTCGTGCTGATCATGATGGCGTTCGTCGCCGCGCTGGACTACGCGTTCGGCAAGGCCGCCTTCGCCATCTTCGCCTAG
- a CDS encoding adenosine deaminase produces MRPLTTLPKAHLHLHFTGSMRHGTLIELAERDGVHLPSALVEEWPPQLSAADEKGWFRFQRLYDVARSVLRTEGDVRRLVREAAEDDLADGCVWTEIQVDPSGYAAKFGGVTAFTDLVIDAVRDASASTGLGMSVIIAANRTRHPLDARTLARLAGQYAGRGVHGFGLSNDERRGDTAAFGPAFRIADRAGLVLAPHGGELRGPDHVRQCLTHLAPHRLGHGVRAAEDPRLLETIANAGIGLEVCPASNVSLGVYATIDEVPVRELMAAGVEVALGADDPLLFGTRLAGQYALLRAAQNFTDEELAELARRSLRASQAPDDLRTAALAGVEAWLAEERGTMAP; encoded by the coding sequence GTGCGGCCGCTGACGACTCTCCCCAAGGCCCATCTGCACCTCCACTTCACCGGCTCGATGCGCCACGGCACGTTGATCGAACTGGCCGAGCGCGACGGCGTGCACCTGCCCTCGGCCCTCGTCGAGGAGTGGCCGCCGCAGCTCTCCGCAGCCGACGAGAAGGGCTGGTTCCGCTTCCAGCGGCTCTACGACGTGGCCCGCTCCGTCCTGCGCACCGAGGGCGACGTGCGCCGCCTCGTACGGGAGGCCGCCGAGGACGATCTCGCCGACGGCTGCGTCTGGACCGAGATCCAGGTCGATCCCTCGGGGTACGCCGCGAAGTTCGGCGGGGTCACCGCGTTCACCGACCTGGTCATCGACGCGGTCCGCGACGCCTCGGCCTCCACCGGGCTGGGCATGAGCGTGATCATCGCGGCGAACCGGACGCGCCACCCCCTCGACGCCCGCACGCTCGCCCGGCTCGCCGGCCAGTACGCGGGGCGCGGCGTCCACGGCTTCGGACTGTCGAACGACGAGCGGCGCGGCGACACCGCCGCCTTCGGCCCGGCGTTCCGCATCGCCGACCGGGCCGGCCTGGTGCTGGCGCCGCACGGCGGCGAGCTGCGAGGTCCCGACCACGTGCGCCAGTGCCTCACCCACCTCGCGCCGCATCGTCTGGGCCACGGCGTGCGCGCCGCGGAGGACCCCCGCCTGCTCGAGACGATCGCGAACGCGGGCATCGGGCTCGAGGTCTGCCCGGCCTCGAACGTGTCCCTCGGCGTCTACGCCACGATCGACGAGGTGCCGGTGCGCGAGTTGATGGCGGCCGGGGTCGAGGTCGCCCTCGGGGCCGACGACCCGCTGCTGTTCGGCACCCGCCTCGCCGGGCAGTACGCCCTGCTGCGCGCGGCCCAGAACTTCACCGACGAGGAGCTGGCGGAGCTGGCGAGACGCTCGCTGCGCGCCTCGCAGGCGCCCGACGACCTGCGGACGGCGGCGCTGGCGGGTGTCGAGGCCTGGCTGGCCGAAGAACGTGGAACGATGGCCCCATGA
- a CDS encoding DUF4190 domain-containing protein, with amino-acid sequence MSENQPPSYPGDPSGQQPNDPPQGPEQPTPPAQQQPYPGQQQPYPGQQQPYPGQQPYGAQPPGPGQPYAGQQQWGAPPPKHPKATLVLILGILGLIVCSVLAPFAWVMGNRAVAEIDANPGVYDGRGEAQAGRILGIIGTVLLILGIVAFAFFIVLVIAGVASSDTSSDYSELSLISLFA; translated from the coding sequence ATGAGCGAGAACCAGCCGCCGTCGTACCCGGGCGACCCCTCCGGCCAGCAGCCGAACGACCCGCCGCAGGGTCCCGAGCAGCCCACCCCTCCGGCGCAGCAGCAGCCGTACCCCGGTCAGCAGCAGCCGTACCCCGGTCAGCAGCAGCCGTACCCGGGTCAGCAGCCCTACGGCGCGCAGCCTCCGGGCCCCGGCCAGCCCTACGCCGGCCAGCAGCAGTGGGGCGCTCCCCCGCCGAAGCACCCGAAGGCCACCCTCGTGCTGATCCTGGGCATCCTCGGTCTCATCGTCTGCAGCGTCCTCGCCCCCTTCGCGTGGGTCATGGGCAACCGCGCCGTGGCGGAGATCGATGCCAACCCGGGCGTCTACGACGGTCGCGGCGAGGCGCAGGCCGGCCGCATCCTGGGCATCATCGGCACGGTGCTGCTGATCCTGGGCATCGTGGCGTTCGCGTTCTTCATCGTGCTGGTCATCGCGGGCGTCGCGTCCTCGGACACGAGCTCGGACTACTCCGAGCTGTCGCTCATCTCGCTGTTCGCCTGA
- a CDS encoding UDP-N-acetylmuramate dehydrogenase: MLLSEVTTLRLGGPARSVVEATTEDELIAAVRAADEAGEPLLLVGGGSNLVVPDAGFDGTVVLVRTRGIEVSADACSGAMVTVAAGEGWDEFVAHAVAQDWEGVEALAGIPGSVGATPIQNVGAYGQEVADTIVSVRTWDRAEKRVRTLMFTDLGFGYRHSRFKDEQDRFVVLTVAFQLRFAGALSAPVRYAELARHLGVEVGARARLAQVRETVLALRRGKGMVLDPQDHDTWSAGSFFTNPVLAPDEAAKLPAEAPRFEQADGSVKTSAAWLIDHAGFAKGFGRGPVALSGKHVLALTNRGGATTADLLALAREVRDGVEREFGIRLVNEPVLVGGDQL; encoded by the coding sequence ATGCTCCTGTCCGAGGTCACCACGCTCCGCCTGGGTGGCCCCGCCCGCTCGGTCGTCGAGGCGACCACCGAGGACGAGCTGATCGCCGCCGTGCGCGCCGCCGACGAGGCCGGCGAGCCCCTCCTGCTGGTCGGGGGTGGCAGCAACCTCGTGGTCCCCGACGCCGGCTTCGACGGCACCGTCGTGCTCGTCCGCACGCGCGGCATCGAGGTCTCGGCCGACGCCTGCAGCGGCGCCATGGTCACCGTGGCGGCCGGCGAGGGCTGGGACGAGTTCGTCGCCCACGCCGTCGCCCAGGACTGGGAGGGCGTCGAGGCGCTCGCCGGCATCCCCGGCTCGGTCGGCGCCACCCCGATCCAGAACGTCGGCGCCTACGGCCAGGAGGTCGCCGACACGATCGTCAGCGTCCGCACGTGGGACCGCGCCGAGAAGCGGGTCCGCACGCTGATGTTCACCGACCTCGGGTTCGGCTACCGCCACAGCCGCTTCAAGGACGAGCAGGATCGCTTCGTGGTCCTCACGGTGGCGTTTCAGCTGCGCTTCGCCGGGGCGCTGAGCGCGCCCGTGCGCTACGCCGAGCTCGCCCGGCACCTGGGCGTGGAGGTCGGCGCCCGCGCCCGCCTGGCGCAGGTGCGCGAGACGGTGCTGGCGCTGCGGCGCGGCAAGGGCATGGTCCTGGACCCGCAGGACCACGACACGTGGAGCGCGGGATCGTTCTTCACCAATCCGGTCCTCGCACCGGACGAGGCGGCGAAGCTGCCGGCCGAGGCGCCCAGGTTCGAGCAGGCCGACGGCTCGGTCAAGACGAGCGCGGCGTGGCTGATCGACCACGCGGGCTTCGCGAAGGGCTTCGGCCGGGGGCCCGTGGCCCTCTCCGGCAAGCACGTGCTCGCGCTCACGAACCGCGGCGGTGCCACCACGGCCGACCTGCTGGCACTGGCCCGCGAGGTCCGCGACGGCGTCGAGCGGGAGTTCGGGATCCGCCTCGTCAACGAGCCGGTGCTCGTCGGCGGCGACCAGCTCTAG
- the rpmG gene encoding 50S ribosomal protein L33, producing the protein MASKSSDVRPKITLACTECKERNYITKKNRRNDPDRLEVKKYCARCNAHQAHRETR; encoded by the coding sequence GTGGCCAGCAAGAGCTCCGACGTTCGTCCCAAGATCACCTTGGCCTGCACCGAGTGCAAGGAACGCAACTACATCACCAAGAAGAACCGTCGCAACGACCCCGATCGCCTCGAGGTCAAGAAGTACTGCGCGCGCTGCAACGCCCACCAGGCGCACCGCGAAACGCGCTGA